A segment of the Streptococcus chenjunshii genome:
CAGAAAGGTATAGATTATCCTGCCGATGCTTATCGTTTGTTTCTTAAAATGAAAAGCCAAAAACAGCAGAATAACAAAAACAACTAACAGTTTCGCCAGAGCATCTGTTAAATGGGTATAATCAATATTTAAATACTGAAATGCAAAATAAACAGCAAAGTAACCCCATAAAACCATAAGAACAAAGAAAACTGAGTTTCCTATCTTCAATAACTTTTCCATGTTTCTCCTCATTTTATTTTAAAAAACTCTTCATAGTCAGAAATATAAGATTTTCCAACCGTAATATCGTACTGAATCAGCCTCAAATCATTTGCAACTTCCTCCTCCTCTTCTGTCAGTTCCCCTTCTTTATCCACGCTGGCATTCTCAAGAACACTGGTTAATAAAGCATAATAAGGAGAGACTTTAGAATTTGTGTGAGCCAAAAGTTCAGCAGTGAAATCACTGGAATTAACCAGCGGATAATCCAGCTTCGCCGTCTCATGGTTGCTCCAGATAAAATAATCTGTCAGGTACTGACTGTTTGGATCAGAAGCAAAGGCGCTGTCCGGATACAGACCCGGCAGATGATCCCCGTAAAAAACAACTGTCACATCTTCATCCACTTCGGATAAGCTGTCCAAGAAATCCTTAGTTGCTGCATCCGTATAACTTAATAACCTGACATACTCTGTCAGCGCTCCGTTTTCAGATTCACTGAACCCTTCACCTGATGCAAGAATATCGGCTGGTTTGCCAACAGACCATGGAACATGGTTCTGCATCGTAATAACAGAGAAAAATTGACTTTCACCTGTTTTTAGCTGGCTTAAGATATTATTATATACCGTCTCATCACTGACACTGACACCGAGATCCTCAGGATTTTCAAAGGTATCTTTTGAATCGGAAGAAAAAATCAAAGTATCGAATCCTAGCTGTTCATAGACTGTTTTTCGATTATAATTTTTGGCACCAGAGGGATGAAGTACAATACGGTTTTTAGCTTCAAATTGGTCACTGATAGAAGGGAAAATTGACATTTTCGGAACAACCTCAGTGTAGAGTGTAGAAACCGAAGAAGAAAAATTATAAAATGGAAGACCTGTCAAGGTTTGAAATTCCATATTAGCTGTTCCACCGCCATAGCCATCAGAACGCATTAAGCCGCTGGTTGTCTGTGTTTCAATTTCCCGAACATTGGGCATAACATCCTGACTGACTGTTACACCGGCAACTTTAAAGGGATCGGAAAAACTTTCACTGAGAATATAAATAACTGTCTGATCTGAAATACTATGATCTCTGGTCGCATTAATCTCTTCAGCAAGACTTGTGTACTTTTCAGCGACCCGCTTGATACTCTCTTCACTGTAGTCTTTAGGTGTGTCCATTGTGGATTTCGTTAACTGCTTTGTCCAAACATACATTAGGGATTTATATCTGGCATTAACATCAAATCCCATCCATTCAATATTAGCCCAGTTATTTACCGTTGATACTACCGGTATACCGCCTGTAACCATATTGTTTTTTTCATTTTTAAAAATCAAAAAAACAAATAAGGACAGTCCCATCAGACTCGCTAAAATTGAAAAGCGAACACGCTTTCTAATAAAAATAGGACCCGGCAGAAGCCTTTTTCTGAAGTAATAGTAGAAAGAACCTGTAGCTAAAAGCAGTAATACCAGATAAATAACAACCCTGATATTGACAGAACTCACCAGAAGATTAACATCCTGCAACCAAACGAAATCGGTAATCAGCAGCGGTTCATTTCGAAGCGATTCTTTTATAAAATTGGCTACCGAAATCAGTATGCCGGAAACTGTGATTAACAGCGTAGCTGAAAGATAGCGGTTGATAATGGCATAGACCATAATATAAACGACTGTGAGAAAAATAATCTGGTACAGAACGGCCCCTGGGAACACATAGGCTCCCAGTAATTCCGTATCGCCTTTTACCCCGTACTGGAGGCAGTAATTAAAGATAAGCGCTAAAGACAGACTGGTCATTAAACTCAGGGACAGGCTGGCTTTATTTCGCTTAAGATCCCTCAAAGCCTGCAAAGCAGTGATTGATAAAAGAATAACGAAAAAGATAATCCAAAGCAGATTGGATGTCAGATAAGAGATGAAATCAGCAACATTTCCTTTTTCAAAGTACTTCTCGGCAGAAGGAAGGAAACTGTGTAAAAGTTTGCTGTCATTGCAGATAATGGTTGCTAAAATCAGATAAAGTATCCGCCCTTTGGGCTGGTAGTCCAGTAAAACGGCTTCTAATTTAGGAAAATACTGCCTTTGTTCAAAGAGATACTGAAAAAGATAGCCAATAGCTACAACGGCTAAGATAGTCAGCAAGGCATTTCCTTCAAAAAAGCGGTTTTGGAACAAATCCCAAGGATTAAATTTTTTATTATTAATATTTCTGGTTACTAAAAGGAAATAGGAGACAAATAAGTAAATGAAATAGGAAATTCCCAGCTTGATAAAAAATCTTTTATTGATTTCCTTCGAAAAATAGATGCCCAGCGCAGCTACCGAAACCAGATACACCAGAAACAGATAAAAACTGAGGCTGGCAAAAGGAGCCGGCAGTTCCTTTCCTGACAGCAAACTGCTGGTAACCAAGTACAAATTGATATAGAAGGTAAATATGAGCAGAAGAATATGCTGTAATACATTTACCCAATTTATTTCTTTTAAGTTTTTTCTCATGATCTCAATTTTTCCAAAGAACGTGTAATAATATATTTCACTGCCCTTGCAGGCCCTATGAAAATATACTTGAATGCTCCCTTGATACCTCCCATATATGTAAAATCAATATAAGTATGCGGGGCACTGCTGCCGCGTTCATTATATAATTTATTATCAACAAAAGGGGTTAGTGTCACCGGATTTTGCGAGATTCTGAAATCATAATGCTGACTCCAGGCGATATAGACAATTAAGCGCTCAATCGCATGTAGAATTGAATTCTGCGGCAGAGGTTCTGCCGGCACATCTTCATCCTGTAAGTCTAAGTTAAACAGAGGAGCCAGCGCATCATACTTAAACCAGACAAAAGTACCGTAGCTCATCACAAAAGTATGAAATCGATTAAAATCAATTGCCTTTTCCAGCTGCATCTGCTGCCAAAGCTTATTCATTTCCGGAGCAATCAAATGCTCATTCCAAGCATCAACAATCTTATTGTAACGGAAAAATGTTGGAATATCAGCAATGACAAGACCTAATTTATCATTGCCAAAATTAGCAATGATGCTGTCTGCCGGTTCAACCAGCATAGCAATCAGCTCTTTGCGCCAAGATTCTCCTGCCCAAAAGTCGGCTTCCTTAGACTTTTTAGTGTGGAAATGGCCGATATAATCATAAGCCTCCAGCTCGTTTTTAAGCTTAAGCAGCGGTAAAACATCGCGGCCGATATTGCCTGTCACAAATACTTCTGCTTTTTTAGAATGATCGGCCAGAACTGTCTGAATCTCTTTTTGTTTAGCCTTGCTGTCTGTCGTGATAAACAAATCATAATCAAAATGAAATTGTTCAAAAGCCGATAGAAACTCTGGCAGCAAATCAAGATAAAAGACATGCAGATGGACAGCAATTTTTTTCTGAAGAGACTGAGGCAGATCAGCTGATTTTAAATATTTTCTGCCCAGAAGATATTTAAAATCAGGATAATTAATTTCTGACATATGCGACACAATCAAATCTATTGGATAAGCTGAAATGCGCTCAATTTCATCCAGCAAATAGGGCGTAATATGCTGGTTAGCATCGATAGCCTTTACTTTAATAAAAGGAACCTTATGAGCTAAAATAGCTGTCGGATGGTAATAAGAAAAATCTGCGTGCAGCATATGCGAAGCATCTTCTTTAGTTGTATCAAAGACTGTCTGATAATGAAAACCTGCCGCCAAAAGTGTTGTGGTCACCTGTGTTTCATAATCGTTAATTACTTGCTGCACATCCGTATAATTTTGAATGCCGCTCCAAAAATCATGAAAGGCTGCTGACTGCAGCACCGCATGTTTAAAGGTGATAAAGTAACTTTGAATATGTTCTTTAAACTGCTTCGTTTGACGGTTATTGGTCAACCCCCAAAAGTCAACAGTTTCTTGCTTTTCATAATTGAGATAGTAATCTTTAATATCCCACAGCGGACCAAAACAGGTATCATTCATGACAGTCAGAACATCGTAATCTTTTAAATTATCAAAACCGACATGATTCATTCCGTCACGCCATGCTGCAAAATCAAAACCGATATTTTCTCTCTGGATAAAATCATCCATCAGATTCTGATTTCTCAGTTTTTCCTGATCACTTGCCGAAACACTGCTATTGGTAATGAAGACAACTTTAGAAAATAAGGGACGCATCTGGGTCAGCTGATAATAAACATGCGAGCTGACACGATTATATTTATTAAAATGCACATATAAAAGCAGTCTCTTCATTTTTTTCTCCTCAATAGGTTAATTAATTTGCTTGTAATCGTCCATCGGCGTGAATGCGTCACAGCATTATATCGGATAACCATTTCTTCCAGTTCTTTTTTATAAGTATCTCTTTCTTTCGTGACACGCTGGTAATCTGTCTGAGAAAGTCTTAATTTTTGCAGCTCCGAACGGCTGGCATATAAATCCTCCGATAAGAGACGGATAAGGTAATTTTCCGACTG
Coding sequences within it:
- a CDS encoding rhamnan synthesis F family protein; the encoded protein is MKRLLLYVHFNKYNRVSSHVYYQLTQMRPLFSKVVFITNSSVSASDQEKLRNQNLMDDFIQRENIGFDFAAWRDGMNHVGFDNLKDYDVLTVMNDTCFGPLWDIKDYYLNYEKQETVDFWGLTNNRQTKQFKEHIQSYFITFKHAVLQSAAFHDFWSGIQNYTDVQQVINDYETQVTTTLLAAGFHYQTVFDTTKEDASHMLHADFSYYHPTAILAHKVPFIKVKAIDANQHITPYLLDEIERISAYPIDLIVSHMSEINYPDFKYLLGRKYLKSADLPQSLQKKIAVHLHVFYLDLLPEFLSAFEQFHFDYDLFITTDSKAKQKEIQTVLADHSKKAEVFVTGNIGRDVLPLLKLKNELEAYDYIGHFHTKKSKEADFWAGESWRKELIAMLVEPADSIIANFGNDKLGLVIADIPTFFRYNKIVDAWNEHLIAPEMNKLWQQMQLEKAIDFNRFHTFVMSYGTFVWFKYDALAPLFNLDLQDEDVPAEPLPQNSILHAIERLIVYIAWSQHYDFRISQNPVTLTPFVDNKLYNERGSSAPHTYIDFTYMGGIKGAFKYIFIGPARAVKYIITRSLEKLRS
- a CDS encoding LTA synthase family protein is translated as MRKNLKEINWVNVLQHILLLIFTFYINLYLVTSSLLSGKELPAPFASLSFYLFLVYLVSVAALGIYFSKEINKRFFIKLGISYFIYLFVSYFLLVTRNINNKKFNPWDLFQNRFFEGNALLTILAVVAIGYLFQYLFEQRQYFPKLEAVLLDYQPKGRILYLILATIICNDSKLLHSFLPSAEKYFEKGNVADFISYLTSNLLWIIFFVILLSITALQALRDLKRNKASLSLSLMTSLSLALIFNYCLQYGVKGDTELLGAYVFPGAVLYQIIFLTVVYIMVYAIINRYLSATLLITVSGILISVANFIKESLRNEPLLITDFVWLQDVNLLVSSVNIRVVIYLVLLLLATGSFYYYFRKRLLPGPIFIRKRVRFSILASLMGLSLFVFLIFKNEKNNMVTGGIPVVSTVNNWANIEWMGFDVNARYKSLMYVWTKQLTKSTMDTPKDYSEESIKRVAEKYTSLAEEINATRDHSISDQTVIYILSESFSDPFKVAGVTVSQDVMPNVREIETQTTSGLMRSDGYGGGTANMEFQTLTGLPFYNFSSSVSTLYTEVVPKMSIFPSISDQFEAKNRIVLHPSGAKNYNRKTVYEQLGFDTLIFSSDSKDTFENPEDLGVSVSDETVYNNILSQLKTGESQFFSVITMQNHVPWSVGKPADILASGEGFSESENGALTEYVRLLSYTDAATKDFLDSLSEVDEDVTVVFYGDHLPGLYPDSAFASDPNSQYLTDYFIWSNHETAKLDYPLVNSSDFTAELLAHTNSKVSPYYALLTSVLENASVDKEGELTEEEEEVANDLRLIQYDITVGKSYISDYEEFFKIK